One part of the Plasmodium yoelii strain 17X genome assembly, chromosome: 13 genome encodes these proteins:
- a CDS encoding fam-a protein, which yields MNKFYIQIVFFLLIIPLYVNNKTLATELVPKKDKKHKSKKIYSTYDNTQLIYERNKHLLYTDTKETINACRFMNDALKQLEYHATSKEGYKLYGTNSIYYMYSYKKKHRGNTRVDKIKYIIKNPNKYTGLINKFWDPDSSNFFYLGSTKRKIVRVYGPNLVMIQHRCKVWPWSRQKYFYALAAKFKISENKTIIVMASGNINDHNRKNKKHFENTIVESANLFQAEVDSEDDIRSGKLKKMFVHLNGYIVGEHGSI from the exons atgaataaattttatattcaaattgttttttttcttttaatcaTCCCCCTAtatgtgaataataaaaccCTTGCAACTGAGCTTGTTccaaaaaaagataaaaaacacaaatcaaaaaaaatttattctAC cTATGATAATAcacaattaatatatgaaagAAACAAGCACCTATTATATACCGATACCAAAGAAACTATAAATGCGTGCAGATTTATGAATGAcgctttaaaacaattagaATATCATGCTACAAGTAAAGAAggttataaattatatggtACCAATTCTATTTACTATATGTattcttataaaaaaaaacatcgaGGCAATACACGTgttgataaaattaaatatataattaaaaatccGAATAAG TATACTGGATTAATAAACAAGTTTTGGGATCCCGATAGtagcaattttttttatttaggCTCGACTAAAA GAAAAATTGTCCGTGTATACGGTCCAAATTTAGTAATGATACAGCACCGTTGCAAAGTATGGCCGTGGTCTCGtcagaaatatttttatgctttaGCTGCAAAATTTAAA ataTCAGAAAACAAAACTATAATTGTCATGGCTTCaggaaatataaatgatcacaaccgtaaaaataaaaaacattttgAAAACACAATAGTAGAAAGTGCAAATTTATTCCAAGCTGAAGTTGATTCTGAAGATGATATTAGAAgtggaaaattaaaaaaaatgtttgttCACTTAAATGGATACatt GTTGGTGAACATGGTTCCATTTAA